A stretch of DNA from Raphanus sativus cultivar WK10039 unplaced genomic scaffold, ASM80110v3 Scaffold1050, whole genome shotgun sequence:
aaacagacaccatattatttttcaaacatACATAAACAATTTTCACAAAAATGAGATGAAATATCAACGTAATACAATTGTCTATATAACTCAAAAGATCACGACAACCTCAAAATCGATTCCTTTAAAAGAAACCTATCTTCCAAAGACGGAAAGATGGGGCCTTCTTCACTAGTGGTTCAggcttcttctctctttttgaTACAGGGTTTAGTtcaggcttcttcttcttttttgataaAGGGTTTAGTTCAGGCTTCTTCGCCGGATCCGATTTTTGCTTCGGTTCTCCATCACGTTCAAGCGCAATAATGTCAACATATTCATAtatcttcttcagcttcttcgTCATTTGAAACTTGTCGAATTCTCCTGACACCTTTAGTTTGCCTTTTTCCTTCACGTCTATCAAAGTAACTCctaataacaacaacaaaactatTTGCTAAAAATTTGTAATCAGGAATAGATTAAATTACTTATGTTTCTATATAAACCGGATGTCTTGCCATTTGCTTTATACATGTTGATATACCTGGGAACTCACATACGACTTTCATAGCTCTCCGTTTGATTTTTTCGTCAAACACATCCAACTTAAATACAACTTTCTCCTGCAAAGATTATTTAAGcgataaattttattaaatttctataattataGATTATGGATATATTTCAGCAGGCTTTCTATGACGGGTAAAGCCTGTTGAAATGAACCATTCTGAAAAATTAAGTAAAACAAACCTGCATTTTCCGAAAATTATAGTTTGGTGATTGAAGAATGAGAGAGGATGTAAAGGAATGGGATTTCAACTTGGTGCCTTGCTCATAAACCGTGGCTTGTCCGTATATATAGTGTCTTTAGCTAGCGAGTTTAGAGACGAGCAAGTCAAGTCTTTGGAGCTAGACAGTGGAGTAGTCAATTTGGTACGAATAAATCATGATGAATAAAGACACTTTTGAGCCTTTCTATATAATAGAACGTTGGAATAGTGGCTGTTCTCCTCTTTAGTTTAGTATTTCGTGGCTTCAACTAACACCGTGTtatcatttatatatgtaatatgttTTCTGTCTTTTTCTCGTTGTAGTATAAGAGCGATGAAATCATCCTGACGAAGATATAATAAAGAACCTCACAACTTCGTAGAAGGTGAGTCAAATAATCCTATTTGGTATGATTGAATActggaaataaaatattaaaatgcttATTGGTTGTGCATAACAAATAGTTATAATCTACTATTGCTTTGAATATACTTATAGGTTTTGATGATAATCATCATCCATCCGTCCAACCAGTGGCGGAGGGAGAAAATGCTTCGATAGGGGTCAAACTGATAATTTATGCATTTTACCAGTgtcaataaactaaaatttcagATTTTTCAGTATAAGCtacatgtaaattttttttttcacggAAATTCACATGGGTCAAATGACCCACATGCTACAATGCTGGTTCCGCCACTGCATCCAACTGACACAAATTTAGTGATGATCATGGATCTAAACAACAACGTTAGCGCTAAGAGTGAGGagatataatttaaatgaaagttCTGATTGGTCACGTGAAGTCCAAGGTTGCCGTCTCTAGACCGGTCGTAATCGTACCCAAACGTGAAGCACTAAAAACCATTGCCCACTTTTAACGTCCTCTCGCCTTGATTAATTAGCTAATACAAATTGGGGGAGTTCAGAAGCTTTCCATTATTTGTAAATGCATTGATACAGCTAACCCGTTTCAAAGATATATTCCACCAAAATCTCGAGCAAATTAATCTATCATTGCTGACCACGACGATGTTCCCCTTGCTTGCTATCTCTCTCTTAAGGTTTATTAACAATCTTGATTTGACAAATTTCTTGATCAGCTGCCTAAAACTATAGACTATGTTTgactaatattattttcatcgatttgttattttcaaCGTAATAAgaactgaaaaagaaaacatctacattttacaaaaaaaaggagaTTATTCATGTGGAGGAGTACAAAACAACACACCGTGTTAAATGAGGACGAAAGTTTCAAATAGTAGGAAAATGAGAAAATATAAGTGGTGGAGATGATGTGAGAATTGTACATAACTTTTTCAATTGAAATTGATCATAGttggaaaaaacaaaaaaaaaaaatttaactcgCAGAACTCGAATTATTGAGATCAACGATCAGGATGACTCAAAATCACAAGGCCTAAAATGGGGTGAAAAcactaaaaagaaaacattattaaaaaggaaactacgGTTCCCAAACACGTGGCACGTTATAATTAGGCCTACAGCAAAGTCAGCAAAGTGACCGACCCTGACGATCCACACAGAAGAGTTTCATCGTTAAGACACAAATAAAAAATGCGCCCACACATATAAATTATCTCAGCCGTCATCCTCCTCctcatttttttgttctctctctttttcaacAGAACACAAATTTTGTAAATGGTCTCTAAGAATCCGAACCCTGCAGACGGATGTTTCTTGGATCCGAACGGTATGACCGTTGTTCCTGCTATCGGACCCTTCACGGCCGTGGCGGCGGATGCGACGGAGACCGTCTCTTCGTCGGAGGATCTGAGCAAGAAGATAAGGAAGCCTTATACCATCACCAAGTCGAGGGAGAGCTGGACCGAGCCTGAGCACGACAAGTTCCTCGAAGCTCTTCAGCTGTGagttaaaatttcattttcgaGCTCACCATTTTCGAGATTAATGGCTATAGAGATTTGAAATTCACCGTTTCGAAGATTCGATTTGATGAGAATTAGCCGCGATTTTGGTgaatttaggttttttttttttttaaagtcatGTGATTGTTTTAGAATTAGGGTTTTAGTCATTTTTGTGGATGTTTTGTCTGAAGCATTGAGACGGTTAGGA
This window harbors:
- the LOC108846572 gene encoding heavy metal-associated isoprenylated plant protein 10 — encoded protein: MQEKVVFKLDVFDEKIKRRAMKVVCEFPGVTLIDVKEKGKLKVSGEFDKFQMTKKLKKIYEYVDIIALERDGEPKQKSDPAKKPELNPLSKKKKKPELNPVSKREKKPEPLVKKAPSFRLWKIGFF